The sequence CCGAGCCCAGTCCCTGAACAGCGCCACTGCTGCGATCgatctccccacctctgcccccagcccgccTCCAGGCAGAGCCTGCCCTCCCTAAGGGGGTCTCACCACAGGCGCAAAGCTGGGGATGACACTGGTGACGTGCAGGCAGGGGCTGTGCTGCTCCCCCAGCGCCAACCCGACGCCATCACCCTGAACACACTCTGGCACCCCCACCCAGGCCGGGATTGGCAGCGGCAGGTGGGGCCAGGCACGGCTGGTGCGCTCGTCCGTCCCCGTGCGCACCCCAGGCTCCCGGCCCTGGCCACGCCCCGCCTCCAGCTGCCTACTCACCCTCGCTGAGGAAGGCATCCCAGACGCGCAGCAccgtggggaagggcagggagcgGGCGAAGAGGCACAGGAACCACTCGGGCAGGTACAGCAGAGGCCCGACGCCCACCTGCTGCAGGTGCTTGTGCACGCGCGGGAGCAGCCGCCGGAGCAGGGCCGCGAACACTTCAGCGTCCAGCTGCACAGCCTCCTGCAGCCACGTCCGTCCGTCCGTCAGCACGACTCGCAAACCCCGGGCTGCCCCTCTCAGTCCCTAGGCTCctgcctgcccagcccctcccctgtgccctcCGACCCCCTCCAGCCTCTCACCATGTGGGGCCCGTAGTAGCCAGGGAGGTAGACCTCACAAATCTGCACCAGGCACCAGAAGGCCTCCTGCGGGAGGGGCACAGGCCGTGAATGCCCGCACCGAGGGGACCACAGAGGGAAGCACAGGGCAGGCAAAAAGAGCACGGGGGAGGGCCTGGGCATCATCTGGGGGtggctctggagcctggagcctaaacGCAGCCTAAACTCAGGCTCTGACCGAAAGACTCCTCACTGCCCAGGTAGAGGCCGATGATGGGTTTAGGAAGGTGGAAGTCACAGGGCTCACAGTATTGATTTTCAGAGTCACAGAGTTGGGGCTCACTGGTCAAGGGTTGGGAGGGTCCCAGAGTTCAAGTCCTGGGTTCTTGGGGGGTCATAAGGGTCAGAAGTCATGGTCACGGGGCTCAAAATCAGGAGTTGTGAAGTCAAGGTGATGACATCCAGGTTCTCAGATCACCGGGACAGGGCTCAGGGGCCAAAGGTCCCAGGTTTCTGGAGTCAAGATCGTTAGCCTTGAAGGTCACGGAGGTTGGTGGTCATGAGGCCCCAGGTCACTAGGACAGGATCTGGGAGTCAAGGATCCCAGGTCCCTGAGTCCAGAGTTCCTGGGGTTGGGGGTCACGGATCACTGGGGTTGGGGTGTCAGGGTCTCGAATCCCTGATGTAGGGTCTAGGGCACTCACCTCTGGGGGCAGGTGCATGAGCAGCACAGCAGCCACAGGGCCCTGGGCCTGACAGTAGCCCTGTTCGGGCCGATGCAGCGTGTAGGCCTTGAGTACCTGCAGGAGCCCCTGCTGCCTGTACCAGAAGACCCCATTAGGGGTCAGTcctccaggcaccccttccccacccactggcggccccttcccaggccccagcccccctGGGCCTCACTGGGTCCCCTGAGATGGAAGGATATAAAGCTGAGGTGGGGGCCTGGGCCGAAGTGCCCTGGGGATCGTGGGGCCGGAGGTCTCTGGGGGTCCCTGGCCTCCTACCCATGACCCTGAGGTGACACAAACATCTCGTGCAGAGGGAACTGGCGGTGCAGGTCCCTGCTGATGGTCTCCATCCAATGTGGGTCTCCAGGGGCCTTGGCCAGTTCCTGTGGGTGGACaggaaggtgggggtgagggctcGGAGTGGCGAGGGGCTCTGAGAAGGGCAGGCAGGACCCCTGCCAACTCTATTACCTTATAGGTGTCGGGGCTGTTCTTTTGACACACTTGGGCCCCGCACAACAGAGGCCAGCACCGGGCCCGCAGAGCCGAGGGGATGCCTTTCCGGCACTGCATCTTTACCTGTGGGTGAGGCCAAGGAGTCCCGTTAGAACAGCGAGGCCAGCCTCTCCTGCTTCTGTTGGCAGGTCCCAAGCCCCAGCCTGTCGTGGGGCAAGGGTCACCTTGGGCGGTAGGGGAAAAAGGCAGGAGGTCCCGGGATCCGGAGGGGTAAATTTTGCCAGGGCACGGGCAGAGGCAATGGGACCATCGTCCCCTCACCTTCTTGTATCGCCGAGACATGGTTTTCTCCCAGTGTGAGGTCATCTCTACCCACTTCATCTCTCGCTGGCGGATAAGGTCTGCAGGAGGGTGACCGGGCCTGAGGGCACACGACACAGGTGTCGAGGTGTGGGCCAGCTGTTACCTAGAGCCCACATCTGCCACCCTTCATGCTACCCAGGTAAACTCAGCTCCTGGCCCTGGAGATCTCTGGGGAGccctggggcgggaggggggtgaCCTGTCACCCAGGAGTTGCCAATCGTTGTCATGGGGACAGGAAAGGATGTGGCTCTGATGTGGGCAGAAGCAGGAGAGGCTGAAGGGG is a genomic window of Acinonyx jubatus isolate Ajub_Pintada_27869175 chromosome D1, VMU_Ajub_asm_v1.0, whole genome shotgun sequence containing:
- the TBC1D10C gene encoding carabin isoform X4: MGAQAPGCSGVASHPGSPHILQPVVAGVWGTMAQALGEDLVQTSELQDDSSSLGSDSELSGPGPYRQADRYGFIGGSSAEPGPGHPPADLIRQREMKWVEMTSHWEKTMSRRYKKVKMQCRKGIPSALRARCWPLLCGAQVCQKNSPDTYKELAKAPGDPHWMETISRDLHRQFPLHEMFVSPQGHGQQGLLQVLKAYTLHRPEQGYCQAQGPVAAVLLMHLPPEEAFWCLVQICEVYLPGYYGPHMEAVQLDAEVFAALLRRLLPRVHKHLQQVGVGPLLYLPEWFLCLFARSLPFPTVLRVWDAFLSEGVKVLFRVGLTLVRLALGTTEQRLACPGLLETLGALRAIPPTQLQEEVFMSQSGHTQRQPPLTGAQRGPV
- the TBC1D10C gene encoding carabin isoform X2; the protein is MGPVVAGVWGTMAQALGEDLVQTSELQDDSSSLGSDSELSGPGPYRQADRYGFIGGSSAEPGPGHPPADLIRQREMKWVEMTSHWEKTMSRRYKKVKMQCRKGIPSALRARCWPLLCGAQVCQKNSPDTYKELAKAPGDPHWMETISRDLHRQFPLHEMFVSPQGHGQQGLLQVLKAYTLHRPEQGYCQAQGPVAAVLLMHLPPEEAFWCLVQICEVYLPGYYGPHMEAVQLDAEVFAALLRRLLPRVHKHLQQVGVGPLLYLPEWFLCLFARSLPFPTVLRVWDAFLSEGVKVLFRVGLTLVRLALGTTEQRLACPGLLETLGALRAIPPTQLQEEVFMSQVHSVALSEHDLQREIRAQLAQLPQSTSGPPPRPQARLPGAQAIFEAQQLAGARGGARPEVPRIVVQPPEEPRPPRRKPQTRGKTFHGLLTRSRGPPVEGPSRSHRSSTSFLDTRF
- the TBC1D10C gene encoding carabin isoform X3: MAQALGEDLVQTSELQDDSSSLGSDSELSGPGPYRQADRYGFIGGSSAEPGPGHPPADLIRQREMKWVEMTSHWEKTMSRRYKKVKMQCRKGIPSALRARCWPLLCGAQVCQKNSPDTYKELAKAPGDPHWMETISRDLHRQFPLHEMFVSPQGHGQQGLLQVLKAYTLHRPEQGYCQAQGPVAAVLLMHLPPEEAFWCLVQICEVYLPGYYGPHMEAVQLDAEVFAALLRRLLPRVHKHLQQVGVGPLLYLPEWFLCLFARSLPFPTVLRVWDAFLSEGVKVLFRVGLTLVRLALGTTEQRLACPGLLETLGALRAIPPTQLQEEVFMSQVHSVALSEHDLQREIRAQLAQLPQSTSGPPPRPQARLPGAQAIFEAQQLAGARGGARPEVPRIVVQPPEEPRPPRRKPQTRGKTFHGLLTRSRGPPVEGPSRSHRSSTSFLDTRF